A stretch of the Nicotiana tabacum cultivar K326 chromosome 6, ASM71507v2, whole genome shotgun sequence genome encodes the following:
- the LOC107771365 gene encoding G-type lectin S-receptor-like serine/threonine-protein kinase At5g24080 isoform X1, whose amino-acid sequence MVHMSPNLLSSALALILLLFIAELCWCIESSGVVLGSRLLAKENKAWFSDNKTFAFGFTPTAESHDKYQLSIWFAQLPGDRTLAWSPSINSPVTRDAILEFDNTGNLMLMDRGTTVWASNTSETGVETAVMSENGNFILYADNLSIVWQSFSHPSDTLLPGQPLTVSLELTSSKSPAPGGYYTLKMLQHPTSLNLALTYNVPESYHMSPELYSNYSYWSGPDISNVTGDVVAVLDKAGSFGMVYGSSSDGAVYVYKNDGDYGGLFSAVNQSNDWSRPSVLRRLILEGNGNLRLYRWDNDVNGSRQWVAEWAAVSNPCGIAGICGNGICNLDRSKTNASCTCLPGTSKVGNDISCSVNSSLTGKCGPHHENLTSQFKISTVQQTAYYFSGSSVIANYSDIESVSKCGNACLSNCDCVASVYGLSEENPYCWVLRNLEFGGFEDPGSTLFVKVEANGSFGGDKQTGNSSDESQSTRDKVLILPIVLSMTVLIALLGCLLYINIHRKRSLKRALEGSLILSGAPISFSYRDLQHRTNNFSELLGTGGFGSVYKGSLGDGTLIAVKKLGKVLPHGEREFITEVNTIGSMHHMNLVRLRGYCSEGTRRLLVYEFMKNGSLDKWIFHSYSNRDRLLIWPTRFRIAIATAQGIAYFHEQCRNRIIHCDIKPENILLDENFCPKVSDFGLAKLMGREHSHVVTMVRGTRGYLAPEWVSNRPITVKADVYSYGMLLLEIVGGRRNLDMTCDAEDFFYPGWAYKEMSEGTPEKVVDRRLEGAIEKEELMRALMVAFWCIQDEVSTRPTMGEVVKMLEGSVDINMPPMPQTVLELIEEGLDHVYRSMKRELNQFSSFTITTQPSSNATCSYSTMSPR is encoded by the exons ATGGTCCATATGTCTCCAAATTTACTCTCCTCTGCTTTGGCCTTAATACTCTTACTGTTTATAGCAGAGCTTTGTTGGTGCATTGAGTCTAGTGGGGTTGTTTTGGGTTCAAGATTGTTAGCTAAAGAGAACAAAGCATGGTTTTCTGACAATAAAACTTTTGCATTTGGCTTCACACCAACAGCAGAATCACATGATAAATATCAATTGTCTATTTGGTTTGCGCAACTTCCAGGGGATCGCACATTGGCTTGGTCACCTAGCAT AAACTCTCCAGTCACCAGAGACGCAATTTTGGAGTTCGACAACACTGGAAATCTCATGTTGATGGACAGAGGCACCACTGTATGGGCATCAAACACCTCAGAAACTGGCGTTGagacagctgtcatgtctgaaaaTGGCAACTTCATTCTCTACGCCGACAACCTAAGCATTGTGTGGCAGAGCTTTTCACATCCATCAGATACTTTGTTGCCTGGCCAACCTTTAACGGTGTCACTAGAACTAACATCATCAAAATCGCCTGCCCCCGGGGGCTATTACACGTTAAAAATGTTGCAGCATCCCACCTCACTAAACCTCGCATTGACCTACAATGTGCCCGAGTCCTATCATATGTCACCTGAATTGTATAGCAATTATTCTTACTGGTCAGGACCTGATATATCAAATGTGACAGGAGATGTTGTTGCAGTCTTGGATAAAGCTGGTAGCTTTGGTATGGTTTATGGCTCGTCTTCGGATGGAGCAGTTTATGTGTACAAAAATGATGGTGATTATGGAGGACTATTCTCGGCTGTGAATCAATCTAATGATTGGAGTAGACCATCTGTTTTGCGAAGGTTAATTCTTGAGGGTAATGGAAATCTACGTTTGTATCGATGGGACAACGATGTGAATGGATCGAGGCAATGGGTTGCAGAGTGGGCTGCTGTGTCCAATCCATGTGGCATTGCTGGAATTTGTGGCAATGGGATTTGTAATTTAGACAGAAGTAAAACGAATGCTTCTTGCACATGCTTACCAGGCACTTCTAAGGTGGGAAACGATATCTCGTGTTCTGTAAATTCTTCATTGACAGGGAAATGTGGACCTCATCATGAAAATTTGACTTCCCAGTTCAAGATTTCTACGGTTCAACAAACTGCTTACTATTTCTCAGGATCATCTGTAATAGCAAATTATAGTGATATAGAGTCAGTGTCCAAATGTGGGAATGCTTGCTTATCAAATTGTGATTGTGTTGCTTCTGTTTATGGTCTTAGTGAGGAAAACCCTTATTGTTGGGTCCTTAGAAACTTGGAATTTGGTGGATTCGAGGATCCTGGCTCAACTCTATTCGTGAAGGTTGAGGCTAATGGCTCATTTGGTGGTGACAAACAAACTGGGAATTCATCAGACGAATCGCAGAGTACACGCGATAAAGTTTTGATACTTCCTATAGTCCTAAGTATGACAGTTCTCATCGCGCTGCTCGGTTGTCTGTTATATATCAATATCCATAGAAAAAGATCCTTGAAGAGAGCTCTTGAGGGCTCTTTGATCTTATCAGGAGCTCCGATTAGTTTCAGCTACCGTGACTTGCAACACCGGACTAACAATTTTTCCGAGTTACTTGGAACAG GTGGATTTGGCAGTGTATACAAGGGAAGCCTAGGAGATGGAACATTGATTGCAGTAAAGAAGCTTGGCAAAGTTTTGCCTCATGGGGAAAGGGAATTTATAACAGAGGTCAACACCATTGGCTCTATGCATCATATGAACTTGGTTCGTCTACGCGGATACTGTTCTGAGGGAACACGAAG GCTACTAGTGTATGAGTTCATGAAAAATGGCTCATTGGACAAGTGGATATTTCATTCATATAGTAACCGAGATAGATTACTAATTTGGCCTACACGTTTTCGCATAGCCATTGCTACTGCACAAGGGATAGCCTATTTTCATGAGCAATGCAGGAATAGAATAATACACTGTGACATCAAGCCCGAGAACATACTTTTGGATGAGAATTTCTGTCCTAAAGTTTCTGATTTTGGACTAGCAAAATTGATGGGGAGAGAGCATTCCCATGTTGTCACTATGGTCCGAGGAACCAGAGGTTATTTAGCCCCCGAGTGGGTCAGCAACCGACCCATAACTGTAAAAGCTGATGTTTACAGCTATGGAATGCTGCTACTAGAAATCGTTGGTGGTCGGAGAAATCTTGATATGACTTGTGATGCTGAGGACTTCTTTTACCCTGGATGGGCTTACAAG GAAATGAGTGAAGGAACGCCAGAAAAAGTTGTTGATAGACGACTTGAAGGCGCAATTGAAAAAGAAGAGCTAATGAGAGCTTTAATGGTAGCTTTTTGGTGTATTCAGGATGAGGTTTCGACGAGGCCTACAATGGGGGAAGTGGTGAAGATGTTGGAAGGATCAGTTGACATTAATATGCCTCCAATGCCACAGACAGTTTTAGAACTAATAGAAGAAGGCTTAGATCATGTATACAGATCTATGAAAAGGGAGCTCAATCAATTCAGTTCCTTTACTATTACTACTCAACCATCATCTAATGCTACATGCAGTTACTCCACAATGTCACCTAGATAG
- the LOC107771365 gene encoding G-type lectin S-receptor-like serine/threonine-protein kinase At5g24080 isoform X2, which yields MININCLFGLRNFQGIAHWLGHLAFTRDAILEFDNTGNLMLMDRGTTVWASNTSETGVETAVMSENGNFILYADNLSIVWQSFSHPSDTLLPGQPLTVSLELTSSKSPAPGGYYTLKMLQHPTSLNLALTYNVPESYHMSPELYSNYSYWSGPDISNVTGDVVAVLDKAGSFGMVYGSSSDGAVYVYKNDGDYGGLFSAVNQSNDWSRPSVLRRLILEGNGNLRLYRWDNDVNGSRQWVAEWAAVSNPCGIAGICGNGICNLDRSKTNASCTCLPGTSKVGNDISCSVNSSLTGKCGPHHENLTSQFKISTVQQTAYYFSGSSVIANYSDIESVSKCGNACLSNCDCVASVYGLSEENPYCWVLRNLEFGGFEDPGSTLFVKVEANGSFGGDKQTGNSSDESQSTRDKVLILPIVLSMTVLIALLGCLLYINIHRKRSLKRALEGSLILSGAPISFSYRDLQHRTNNFSELLGTGGFGSVYKGSLGDGTLIAVKKLGKVLPHGEREFITEVNTIGSMHHMNLVRLRGYCSEGTRRLLVYEFMKNGSLDKWIFHSYSNRDRLLIWPTRFRIAIATAQGIAYFHEQCRNRIIHCDIKPENILLDENFCPKVSDFGLAKLMGREHSHVVTMVRGTRGYLAPEWVSNRPITVKADVYSYGMLLLEIVGGRRNLDMTCDAEDFFYPGWAYKEMSEGTPEKVVDRRLEGAIEKEELMRALMVAFWCIQDEVSTRPTMGEVVKMLEGSVDINMPPMPQTVLELIEEGLDHVYRSMKRELNQFSSFTITTQPSSNATCSYSTMSPR from the exons ATGATAAATATCAATTGTCTATTTGGTTTGCGCAACTTCCAGGGGATCGCACATTGGCTTGGTCACCTAGCAT TCACCAGAGACGCAATTTTGGAGTTCGACAACACTGGAAATCTCATGTTGATGGACAGAGGCACCACTGTATGGGCATCAAACACCTCAGAAACTGGCGTTGagacagctgtcatgtctgaaaaTGGCAACTTCATTCTCTACGCCGACAACCTAAGCATTGTGTGGCAGAGCTTTTCACATCCATCAGATACTTTGTTGCCTGGCCAACCTTTAACGGTGTCACTAGAACTAACATCATCAAAATCGCCTGCCCCCGGGGGCTATTACACGTTAAAAATGTTGCAGCATCCCACCTCACTAAACCTCGCATTGACCTACAATGTGCCCGAGTCCTATCATATGTCACCTGAATTGTATAGCAATTATTCTTACTGGTCAGGACCTGATATATCAAATGTGACAGGAGATGTTGTTGCAGTCTTGGATAAAGCTGGTAGCTTTGGTATGGTTTATGGCTCGTCTTCGGATGGAGCAGTTTATGTGTACAAAAATGATGGTGATTATGGAGGACTATTCTCGGCTGTGAATCAATCTAATGATTGGAGTAGACCATCTGTTTTGCGAAGGTTAATTCTTGAGGGTAATGGAAATCTACGTTTGTATCGATGGGACAACGATGTGAATGGATCGAGGCAATGGGTTGCAGAGTGGGCTGCTGTGTCCAATCCATGTGGCATTGCTGGAATTTGTGGCAATGGGATTTGTAATTTAGACAGAAGTAAAACGAATGCTTCTTGCACATGCTTACCAGGCACTTCTAAGGTGGGAAACGATATCTCGTGTTCTGTAAATTCTTCATTGACAGGGAAATGTGGACCTCATCATGAAAATTTGACTTCCCAGTTCAAGATTTCTACGGTTCAACAAACTGCTTACTATTTCTCAGGATCATCTGTAATAGCAAATTATAGTGATATAGAGTCAGTGTCCAAATGTGGGAATGCTTGCTTATCAAATTGTGATTGTGTTGCTTCTGTTTATGGTCTTAGTGAGGAAAACCCTTATTGTTGGGTCCTTAGAAACTTGGAATTTGGTGGATTCGAGGATCCTGGCTCAACTCTATTCGTGAAGGTTGAGGCTAATGGCTCATTTGGTGGTGACAAACAAACTGGGAATTCATCAGACGAATCGCAGAGTACACGCGATAAAGTTTTGATACTTCCTATAGTCCTAAGTATGACAGTTCTCATCGCGCTGCTCGGTTGTCTGTTATATATCAATATCCATAGAAAAAGATCCTTGAAGAGAGCTCTTGAGGGCTCTTTGATCTTATCAGGAGCTCCGATTAGTTTCAGCTACCGTGACTTGCAACACCGGACTAACAATTTTTCCGAGTTACTTGGAACAG GTGGATTTGGCAGTGTATACAAGGGAAGCCTAGGAGATGGAACATTGATTGCAGTAAAGAAGCTTGGCAAAGTTTTGCCTCATGGGGAAAGGGAATTTATAACAGAGGTCAACACCATTGGCTCTATGCATCATATGAACTTGGTTCGTCTACGCGGATACTGTTCTGAGGGAACACGAAG GCTACTAGTGTATGAGTTCATGAAAAATGGCTCATTGGACAAGTGGATATTTCATTCATATAGTAACCGAGATAGATTACTAATTTGGCCTACACGTTTTCGCATAGCCATTGCTACTGCACAAGGGATAGCCTATTTTCATGAGCAATGCAGGAATAGAATAATACACTGTGACATCAAGCCCGAGAACATACTTTTGGATGAGAATTTCTGTCCTAAAGTTTCTGATTTTGGACTAGCAAAATTGATGGGGAGAGAGCATTCCCATGTTGTCACTATGGTCCGAGGAACCAGAGGTTATTTAGCCCCCGAGTGGGTCAGCAACCGACCCATAACTGTAAAAGCTGATGTTTACAGCTATGGAATGCTGCTACTAGAAATCGTTGGTGGTCGGAGAAATCTTGATATGACTTGTGATGCTGAGGACTTCTTTTACCCTGGATGGGCTTACAAG GAAATGAGTGAAGGAACGCCAGAAAAAGTTGTTGATAGACGACTTGAAGGCGCAATTGAAAAAGAAGAGCTAATGAGAGCTTTAATGGTAGCTTTTTGGTGTATTCAGGATGAGGTTTCGACGAGGCCTACAATGGGGGAAGTGGTGAAGATGTTGGAAGGATCAGTTGACATTAATATGCCTCCAATGCCACAGACAGTTTTAGAACTAATAGAAGAAGGCTTAGATCATGTATACAGATCTATGAAAAGGGAGCTCAATCAATTCAGTTCCTTTACTATTACTACTCAACCATCATCTAATGCTACATGCAGTTACTCCACAATGTCACCTAGATAG
- the LOC107771365 gene encoding G-type lectin S-receptor-like serine/threonine-protein kinase At5g24080 isoform X3 yields MLMDRGTTVWASNTSETGVETAVMSENGNFILYADNLSIVWQSFSHPSDTLLPGQPLTVSLELTSSKSPAPGGYYTLKMLQHPTSLNLALTYNVPESYHMSPELYSNYSYWSGPDISNVTGDVVAVLDKAGSFGMVYGSSSDGAVYVYKNDGDYGGLFSAVNQSNDWSRPSVLRRLILEGNGNLRLYRWDNDVNGSRQWVAEWAAVSNPCGIAGICGNGICNLDRSKTNASCTCLPGTSKVGNDISCSVNSSLTGKCGPHHENLTSQFKISTVQQTAYYFSGSSVIANYSDIESVSKCGNACLSNCDCVASVYGLSEENPYCWVLRNLEFGGFEDPGSTLFVKVEANGSFGGDKQTGNSSDESQSTRDKVLILPIVLSMTVLIALLGCLLYINIHRKRSLKRALEGSLILSGAPISFSYRDLQHRTNNFSELLGTGGFGSVYKGSLGDGTLIAVKKLGKVLPHGEREFITEVNTIGSMHHMNLVRLRGYCSEGTRRLLVYEFMKNGSLDKWIFHSYSNRDRLLIWPTRFRIAIATAQGIAYFHEQCRNRIIHCDIKPENILLDENFCPKVSDFGLAKLMGREHSHVVTMVRGTRGYLAPEWVSNRPITVKADVYSYGMLLLEIVGGRRNLDMTCDAEDFFYPGWAYKEMSEGTPEKVVDRRLEGAIEKEELMRALMVAFWCIQDEVSTRPTMGEVVKMLEGSVDINMPPMPQTVLELIEEGLDHVYRSMKRELNQFSSFTITTQPSSNATCSYSTMSPR; encoded by the exons ATGTTGATGGACAGAGGCACCACTGTATGGGCATCAAACACCTCAGAAACTGGCGTTGagacagctgtcatgtctgaaaaTGGCAACTTCATTCTCTACGCCGACAACCTAAGCATTGTGTGGCAGAGCTTTTCACATCCATCAGATACTTTGTTGCCTGGCCAACCTTTAACGGTGTCACTAGAACTAACATCATCAAAATCGCCTGCCCCCGGGGGCTATTACACGTTAAAAATGTTGCAGCATCCCACCTCACTAAACCTCGCATTGACCTACAATGTGCCCGAGTCCTATCATATGTCACCTGAATTGTATAGCAATTATTCTTACTGGTCAGGACCTGATATATCAAATGTGACAGGAGATGTTGTTGCAGTCTTGGATAAAGCTGGTAGCTTTGGTATGGTTTATGGCTCGTCTTCGGATGGAGCAGTTTATGTGTACAAAAATGATGGTGATTATGGAGGACTATTCTCGGCTGTGAATCAATCTAATGATTGGAGTAGACCATCTGTTTTGCGAAGGTTAATTCTTGAGGGTAATGGAAATCTACGTTTGTATCGATGGGACAACGATGTGAATGGATCGAGGCAATGGGTTGCAGAGTGGGCTGCTGTGTCCAATCCATGTGGCATTGCTGGAATTTGTGGCAATGGGATTTGTAATTTAGACAGAAGTAAAACGAATGCTTCTTGCACATGCTTACCAGGCACTTCTAAGGTGGGAAACGATATCTCGTGTTCTGTAAATTCTTCATTGACAGGGAAATGTGGACCTCATCATGAAAATTTGACTTCCCAGTTCAAGATTTCTACGGTTCAACAAACTGCTTACTATTTCTCAGGATCATCTGTAATAGCAAATTATAGTGATATAGAGTCAGTGTCCAAATGTGGGAATGCTTGCTTATCAAATTGTGATTGTGTTGCTTCTGTTTATGGTCTTAGTGAGGAAAACCCTTATTGTTGGGTCCTTAGAAACTTGGAATTTGGTGGATTCGAGGATCCTGGCTCAACTCTATTCGTGAAGGTTGAGGCTAATGGCTCATTTGGTGGTGACAAACAAACTGGGAATTCATCAGACGAATCGCAGAGTACACGCGATAAAGTTTTGATACTTCCTATAGTCCTAAGTATGACAGTTCTCATCGCGCTGCTCGGTTGTCTGTTATATATCAATATCCATAGAAAAAGATCCTTGAAGAGAGCTCTTGAGGGCTCTTTGATCTTATCAGGAGCTCCGATTAGTTTCAGCTACCGTGACTTGCAACACCGGACTAACAATTTTTCCGAGTTACTTGGAACAG GTGGATTTGGCAGTGTATACAAGGGAAGCCTAGGAGATGGAACATTGATTGCAGTAAAGAAGCTTGGCAAAGTTTTGCCTCATGGGGAAAGGGAATTTATAACAGAGGTCAACACCATTGGCTCTATGCATCATATGAACTTGGTTCGTCTACGCGGATACTGTTCTGAGGGAACACGAAG GCTACTAGTGTATGAGTTCATGAAAAATGGCTCATTGGACAAGTGGATATTTCATTCATATAGTAACCGAGATAGATTACTAATTTGGCCTACACGTTTTCGCATAGCCATTGCTACTGCACAAGGGATAGCCTATTTTCATGAGCAATGCAGGAATAGAATAATACACTGTGACATCAAGCCCGAGAACATACTTTTGGATGAGAATTTCTGTCCTAAAGTTTCTGATTTTGGACTAGCAAAATTGATGGGGAGAGAGCATTCCCATGTTGTCACTATGGTCCGAGGAACCAGAGGTTATTTAGCCCCCGAGTGGGTCAGCAACCGACCCATAACTGTAAAAGCTGATGTTTACAGCTATGGAATGCTGCTACTAGAAATCGTTGGTGGTCGGAGAAATCTTGATATGACTTGTGATGCTGAGGACTTCTTTTACCCTGGATGGGCTTACAAG GAAATGAGTGAAGGAACGCCAGAAAAAGTTGTTGATAGACGACTTGAAGGCGCAATTGAAAAAGAAGAGCTAATGAGAGCTTTAATGGTAGCTTTTTGGTGTATTCAGGATGAGGTTTCGACGAGGCCTACAATGGGGGAAGTGGTGAAGATGTTGGAAGGATCAGTTGACATTAATATGCCTCCAATGCCACAGACAGTTTTAGAACTAATAGAAGAAGGCTTAGATCATGTATACAGATCTATGAAAAGGGAGCTCAATCAATTCAGTTCCTTTACTATTACTACTCAACCATCATCTAATGCTACATGCAGTTACTCCACAATGTCACCTAGATAG